One Pseudoalteromonas undina genomic region harbors:
- a CDS encoding arginase family protein, which produces MSTQFQAFKDKVEHCLCAPGDGVFTVNTAKERKAALRNKLYGQTENVDVLWRDSLNELPNSPHKAVMLGISSDCGGGILRGANWGPLFLRSALIDQQTQCRSFDLGDVRVIPHLLHDKYLNEATITNCQKALYGNDNNDHYVSPLSITEDVCDSFYATFQDKGIFGIGGDHSISYPLTKAYLKAKREQGKRTAIIHFDAHTDLLVERLGIDLCFGSWCTHILEFLPAPHHLIQFGIRSSGKPKSHWESTFGVKQHWAAEIIERGAAAVAADVIAQLKADKVDEVYVSFDIDALDAEFASATGTPEENGLTPQHALDILSAIADEFPITGADMMEIAPFTDSSLVGQSSSETTLREGAKISAFLINAMNR; this is translated from the coding sequence ATGAGCACACAATTTCAAGCATTTAAAGATAAAGTTGAACACTGTTTATGTGCACCTGGCGACGGTGTTTTTACGGTCAATACGGCTAAAGAACGCAAAGCAGCGCTTAGAAATAAATTATATGGGCAAACTGAAAATGTCGATGTTTTATGGCGTGACTCACTTAACGAGCTACCTAATTCACCACATAAAGCAGTAATGCTAGGCATTAGCTCTGATTGCGGTGGTGGGATTTTACGTGGCGCTAACTGGGGGCCTTTATTTTTACGCTCAGCATTGATTGATCAACAAACACAGTGTCGTTCGTTTGATTTAGGTGATGTACGTGTAATACCGCATTTATTACACGATAAGTATTTAAATGAGGCCACTATCACTAATTGCCAAAAGGCCCTATACGGAAATGACAATAACGATCATTATGTAAGCCCATTGTCTATTACTGAAGATGTGTGTGATAGCTTTTATGCGACATTCCAAGACAAAGGTATTTTTGGTATTGGCGGCGACCACTCAATTAGCTACCCGTTAACAAAAGCGTATTTAAAAGCAAAACGCGAGCAAGGTAAACGTACGGCAATTATTCACTTTGATGCTCACACCGACTTACTCGTAGAGCGTTTGGGCATTGACTTATGTTTTGGCTCTTGGTGCACACATATTTTAGAATTCTTACCAGCGCCGCATCATTTAATTCAATTTGGTATTCGCTCAAGTGGCAAGCCTAAATCACATTGGGAAAGTACTTTTGGCGTAAAACAACATTGGGCTGCTGAAATTATAGAGCGTGGCGCAGCTGCGGTTGCGGCTGATGTTATTGCGCAATTAAAAGCAGACAAGGTCGATGAAGTGTATGTAAGCTTTGATATTGATGCCCTCGATGCCGAATTTGCATCAGCAACAGGTACACCCGAAGAAAATGGCTTAACGCCACAACACGCACTTGATATTTTGTCAGCGATTGCTGATGAATTCCCTATAACGGGGGCTGATATGATGGAGATAGCTCCGTTTACTGACAGCTCTTTAGTGGGTCAATCAAGCTCTGAGACGACACTGAGAGAAGGCGCTAAAATCTCAGCGTTTTTAATTAACGCAATGAACCGC